A DNA window from Novosphingobium sp. RL4 contains the following coding sequences:
- a CDS encoding endonuclease has protein sequence MTTPKAQGLTAYQAILERIFLERHYEGASELLFDREDIPEAASALDLPRPKNIGDVIYSVRYRTGLPESILATHPEGMEWIIEGAGRAKYKFVLVPLNRVLPRLDLITIGIPNGTPEIIRAYALDDEQALLAIVRYNRLIDIFLGLTTYSLQNHLRTTVKGIGQIEIDELYLGIDREGCHYAIPVQAKGGTDQISVVQTKQDLAWCEQRFPGLRARAISAQFMEDDKVAMFELAVVDNQVVVVEEKHYKLLPAEGLDRAAIASYRN, from the coding sequence GTGACAACTCCCAAGGCGCAAGGCCTCACCGCATATCAGGCCATTCTCGAACGCATCTTCCTCGAACGACATTACGAGGGGGCTTCGGAACTCTTGTTCGATCGAGAGGATATTCCGGAAGCCGCCAGCGCCTTGGATTTGCCTCGTCCGAAAAACATCGGCGACGTCATCTATTCGGTGAGATATCGCACCGGTCTTCCGGAAAGTATTCTGGCTACCCATCCCGAAGGCATGGAGTGGATCATCGAGGGCGCGGGCCGGGCGAAATACAAGTTTGTTCTCGTCCCTCTCAATCGGGTCCTGCCGCGTCTCGATCTCATTACCATCGGCATTCCCAACGGCACGCCCGAAATTATCAGGGCCTACGCGCTCGACGACGAGCAGGCTCTGCTCGCAATCGTGCGCTACAACCGCCTGATCGACATATTCTTGGGCCTGACGACCTACAGTCTTCAGAACCATCTGCGCACGACCGTTAAGGGTATCGGCCAGATCGAAATCGACGAGCTCTACCTCGGAATTGATCGCGAAGGCTGCCACTACGCGATCCCCGTTCAGGCCAAGGGCGGAACCGATCAGATTTCGGTCGTACAGACGAAGCAGGACCTTGCTTGGTGCGAGCAACGTTTTCCGGGACTACGCGCCAGAGCGATCTCGGCGCAGTTCATGGAGGACGATAAAGTTGCCATGTTCGAGCTCGCCGTCGTCGACAACCAGGTCGTCGTCGTCGAGGAAAAGCATTACAAGCTCTTGCCTGCGGAAGGTCTCGATCGCGCAGCTATCGCGTCCTATCGCAATTGA
- a CDS encoding DUF3427 domain-containing protein, with protein MATKFEVGRTYTRPEVAQAINMPEVRRKGNWHTGYDKWEDEFLIFANVGTPGRTGHDYLNRWHGNHLIWYGKGWTTASQPEVQELLSGSLPVHLFWRGKDRSPFTYAGLAIPVGVRSSTPVEITWQFDAEPMQLTQTGAMPTWRRGPPPSTGDVVISRESGPVSVYLFTLEGADTPTFPGKPDGMMVVKIGISNDPERRLAELNWGFPPGCSLRWREFHTKSYKDGLTAFEAEGRLLDVARIEGRWLGGEYVYATPELLSELLRD; from the coding sequence ATGGCGACCAAGTTCGAGGTAGGCCGCACTTACACAAGGCCCGAGGTGGCGCAGGCCATCAATATGCCGGAGGTGCGCCGAAAGGGGAACTGGCACACTGGCTATGACAAATGGGAAGATGAATTTTTAATCTTCGCCAACGTCGGCACGCCTGGACGCACCGGGCACGACTACCTCAACAGATGGCACGGCAACCATCTCATCTGGTACGGTAAGGGATGGACGACCGCGTCCCAGCCAGAGGTACAGGAACTGCTTTCGGGATCGCTGCCCGTGCACCTGTTTTGGCGCGGGAAAGACCGCTCGCCATTTACATATGCCGGCCTTGCCATACCTGTCGGAGTTCGTAGCTCAACCCCAGTCGAAATAACATGGCAGTTCGACGCCGAACCGATGCAGCTCACACAAACTGGTGCTATGCCCACGTGGCGAAGGGGGCCTCCACCCTCCACAGGCGACGTCGTCATTTCGAGGGAAAGCGGCCCCGTTAGCGTCTACCTCTTCACGCTGGAAGGAGCTGACACTCCCACCTTTCCCGGCAAGCCCGATGGGATGATGGTCGTCAAGATTGGCATTTCCAACGATCCTGAGCGCCGTCTAGCGGAGCTAAATTGGGGATTTCCGCCTGGATGCTCGTTAAGATGGCGAGAGTTCCACACGAAGAGCTACAAAGACGGATTAACCGCTTTCGAAGCAGAGGGGCGGCTGCTGGACGTGGCTCGCATAGAGGGTCGTTGGCTTGGAGGCGAGTACGTTTACGCTACTCCAGAGTTACTGTCCGAATTGCTCAGAGACTAG
- a CDS encoding acyltransferase, which yields MQTPSPQAASRVSGPKEGYNPAIDSLKGGLILLVIVGHLFTASVSGNAVKWGIYSFHMPLFLGLGGYLLTSASLQRETFRSLISKYDTRLLLPWFLASVAYVLLTGLKTGLSMAMLGEMLLKPPYHTWYVPVFFAFVVLAWLLRRVNPAIFLAIALVLGAFGMVAFGLSHHVGPLDRYSLPDQRYLTMMPFFAFGYWLRQSGRRFSPLWVAILILAGFAGFQACYAHPAGMAEIIPYAILNLALIAGLPILLSTRIPVPLAHSIGYDSLYFYLWHPFLIAGAKELIYKRAGELPGAIIAFVLTLTVMFAARVILRKWSWTRLLSGARTSRKAV from the coding sequence ATGCAAACACCGTCTCCGCAGGCAGCATCGCGCGTTTCCGGTCCGAAAGAGGGGTACAACCCCGCCATAGACAGCCTCAAGGGTGGGCTGATCCTGCTGGTGATCGTGGGCCACCTGTTCACGGCCAGCGTCAGCGGGAATGCCGTGAAATGGGGCATCTATTCCTTCCACATGCCCTTGTTCCTGGGGCTGGGAGGATACCTGCTGACCTCCGCCAGTCTCCAGCGGGAAACCTTCCGCTCGCTGATCTCCAAGTATGACACGCGCCTGCTTCTGCCCTGGTTCCTGGCTTCCGTGGCCTATGTCCTGCTGACGGGGCTGAAGACGGGCCTGAGCATGGCGATGCTGGGCGAGATGTTGCTCAAGCCGCCTTATCACACCTGGTATGTTCCGGTGTTCTTCGCCTTCGTGGTGCTCGCCTGGCTGCTTCGCCGCGTGAACCCGGCGATCTTCCTGGCGATCGCGCTGGTGCTGGGCGCTTTTGGCATGGTGGCATTCGGCCTGTCTCACCACGTCGGGCCGCTGGACCGATATTCCCTGCCGGACCAGCGCTACCTGACGATGATGCCGTTCTTCGCCTTCGGCTACTGGCTGAGACAGTCGGGCAGGCGCTTTTCCCCGCTGTGGGTGGCGATCCTGATCCTGGCGGGGTTTGCGGGCTTCCAGGCCTGTTACGCCCATCCCGCCGGCATGGCGGAGATCATCCCTTATGCGATCCTGAACTTAGCGCTCATTGCCGGCCTGCCGATCCTGCTGAGCACGCGAATCCCGGTGCCGCTGGCACATTCGATTGGATACGATTCGCTCTACTTCTACCTCTGGCACCCTTTCCTGATCGCGGGGGCCAAGGAGTTGATCTACAAGCGTGCGGGTGAGCTTCCGGGGGCAATCATCGCTTTCGTACTCACCCTGACGGTCATGTTCGCGGCCCGCGTGATCCTGCGCAAGTGGTCGTGGACGCGATTGCTGTCCGGCGCGCGCACTTCCCGCAAGGCAGTATAA
- a CDS encoding ArdC family protein, giving the protein MERTNRQSLYGEVTSRIIAELEEGRLPWVQPWDSARCPCLMPHNAVSGRVYSGINILILWCEAVERRFASQRWLTYKQALAAGGHVRRGEKGTVICYADRFTPKGETEQARCEDREARTIAFLKRFVVFNLDQIEGLPERYADEPAVPDPVMAIAEVDRLIAATGADFRIGGDEAFYAPKLDYVQVPPQAAFHEPVNWFRTALHELGHWSGGKGRLDRDHTGKYGSASYAKEELIAEMTSAFACASLGIQPTVRHSDYIGSWLEVLRADEKAIFRAASAASKAADYLLAFGGDAA; this is encoded by the coding sequence ATGGAAAGGACCAATCGTCAGAGCCTCTATGGAGAGGTCACGTCGCGCATCATTGCCGAGCTAGAAGAAGGCAGGCTCCCTTGGGTGCAGCCCTGGGACAGCGCGCGGTGCCCCTGCCTGATGCCGCATAATGCGGTTTCCGGGCGAGTGTATTCGGGGATCAATATTCTGATCCTTTGGTGCGAGGCGGTGGAACGGCGGTTCGCATCGCAGCGCTGGCTGACTTACAAGCAGGCCCTGGCGGCGGGCGGTCATGTCCGGCGCGGTGAGAAGGGCACGGTCATCTGCTATGCGGATCGCTTCACGCCGAAGGGCGAGACCGAGCAGGCGCGGTGCGAGGATCGCGAGGCGCGGACCATTGCGTTCCTGAAGCGCTTCGTCGTGTTCAACCTCGATCAGATCGAAGGGCTTCCGGAGCGGTATGCCGACGAACCGGCGGTGCCCGATCCGGTCATGGCGATTGCCGAGGTGGATAGGCTGATTGCGGCGACCGGCGCGGACTTCCGGATCGGCGGGGACGAGGCGTTCTATGCACCCAAGCTGGACTATGTGCAGGTGCCCCCGCAGGCAGCTTTCCATGAGCCGGTGAACTGGTTTCGGACGGCCCTTCATGAACTTGGTCACTGGAGTGGCGGAAAGGGCCGATTGGACCGCGATCATACCGGCAAATACGGCTCTGCATCGTACGCAAAGGAAGAGCTTATCGCCGAGATGACCTCGGCCTTTGCCTGCGCGTCGCTGGGTATCCAGCCCACGGTGCGGCACAGCGATTACATTGGCTCATGGCTTGAAGTGCTGCGCGCCGACGAAAAGGCGATCTTCCGGGCGGCCAGCGCTGCCAGCAAGGCAGCCGATTACCTCCTCGCATTCGGGGGGGACGCGGCATGA
- a CDS encoding GlsB/YeaQ/YmgE family stress response membrane protein has translation MFNIIGAIISGLIIGVLARYFYPGAVPMTWLATILLGIGGSLVAGLVTTRGSADFQRAGCLASVIGAIVLIFIGRALGIGM, from the coding sequence ATGTTCAACATCATCGGCGCCATCATCAGCGGGCTCATCATCGGCGTGCTGGCGCGTTACTTCTATCCCGGCGCGGTGCCGATGACCTGGCTCGCCACGATCCTGCTGGGCATCGGCGGCTCGCTCGTCGCCGGTCTCGTGACCACGCGCGGCAGCGCCGACTTCCAGCGCGCCGGCTGCCTCGCCTCGGTGATCGGCGCGATCGTGCTGATCTTCATCGGACGCGCGCTCGGCATCGGAATGTAA
- a CDS encoding restriction endonuclease, translated as MLDFKELPSDGVRFEQLVREMLIRSGFEVHWTGVGPDGGRDLVATERAAGMLAPFSRKWLVSCKHKAHGGGSVGLPDVVDIVDACGAVDAEGYLLACSTQPSSGVVKRLEELQLSGKVLTTFWDGVEIEKRLNIPELFPLVHQFMPESAKTQPWKIYATQAPSVWAANYKDYFLYMSCRIGHSFPALTEIEAIAAKLESIALPGNGWAKHYLRLRAVYYDDKHEQFSVFADYLYPKTDLKTVLSPSAIDAVLENGRGLHSDDTGEWYQTHWDVRYVATNPYSDRFQIDSAEYYENSMSNFTIGSSREGWIDEIDDPNDPNIIFLGS; from the coding sequence ATGCTCGACTTTAAGGAACTTCCATCGGACGGTGTCCGCTTTGAACAGCTCGTTCGGGAGATGCTCATCCGGAGCGGGTTTGAGGTGCATTGGACCGGTGTGGGACCTGACGGTGGGCGGGACCTTGTCGCAACCGAAAGGGCAGCGGGGATGCTCGCACCTTTCTCCCGCAAGTGGCTGGTGAGCTGCAAGCACAAGGCGCATGGTGGCGGCTCAGTCGGCCTTCCCGACGTCGTTGACATTGTTGACGCGTGCGGTGCCGTGGATGCAGAGGGCTATCTCCTCGCATGTTCAACCCAGCCGTCGTCCGGCGTGGTGAAACGCCTCGAGGAGCTGCAACTCAGCGGCAAGGTCCTCACTACGTTTTGGGACGGCGTAGAAATCGAAAAGCGCCTCAATATCCCAGAGCTTTTCCCGCTGGTGCACCAATTCATGCCTGAGAGCGCGAAAACGCAGCCTTGGAAAATTTATGCGACTCAGGCTCCGTCAGTGTGGGCGGCCAACTACAAGGATTATTTCCTCTACATGAGTTGCCGCATTGGGCACTCCTTTCCTGCCCTTACTGAGATAGAGGCGATTGCGGCCAAGCTCGAATCTATCGCCCTACCCGGTAACGGCTGGGCCAAGCACTATCTCCGCCTGCGCGCTGTCTATTACGACGACAAACATGAGCAGTTCAGTGTCTTCGCTGATTACCTCTACCCAAAGACTGACTTGAAGACGGTGCTGTCGCCTAGCGCGATTGATGCCGTCCTTGAAAATGGACGAGGTCTTCACTCGGATGATACTGGCGAATGGTATCAGACGCATTGGGACGTTCGGTACGTAGCCACCAACCCCTACAGTGATCGGTTCCAAATCGATAGCGCCGAATATTATGAAAACTCGATGTCGAACTTCACGATCGGATCTTCCAGAGAGGGGTGGATCGATGAGATCGATGATCCCAACGACCCTAACATCATTTTTCTAGGGTCTTAG
- a CDS encoding ribonucleoside-diphosphate reductase subunit alpha: MDKTDTATAALVAEALLAAVAAPAEAPAEKSRKPVDSKSINARRFTIVTDDARDALLTDFGKETLDDRYLLPGEKYQDLFARVADAYSDDQDHAQRIYDYISKLWFMPATPVLSNGGTGRGLPISCYLNSVDDSLEGILATWTENVWLASRGGGIGTYWGNVRGIGEPVGLNGKTSGIIPFVRVMDSLTLAISQGSLRRGSAACYLDVSHPEIEEFLEIRKTSGDFNRKALNLHHGVLLTDEFMEAVRDGKDFDLKSPKDGSVRGTVHARSLFQKLVEVRLATGEPYLVFSDTVNRMMPKHHRDLGLKVSTSNLCSEITLPTGRDHLGNDRTAVCCLSSLNLETWEEWKGEKRFVEDVLRFLDNVLQDYIDRAPDEMARARYSAARERSVGMGVMGFHSYLQKRGIAFESAMAKALNMQMFQLIAAKADEASLLLANERGPCPDAADMGVMQRFSCKMAIAPTASISIICGGTSACIEPIPANIYTHKTLSGSFVVKNPYLQKLLASKSKDSNNVWNSILERGGSVQHLDFLTPDEKAVYKTSFEIDQRWLLEFAADRTPYIDQAQSLNLFIPADVDKWDLMMLHFQAWEKGIKSLYYLRSKSVQRAGFAGGVEADNTPEAPKFEIGETTDYDECLACQ, encoded by the coding sequence ATGGACAAGACCGATACCGCTACGGCCGCTCTTGTGGCCGAAGCCTTGCTCGCGGCCGTTGCCGCGCCTGCTGAAGCACCCGCTGAGAAGAGCCGCAAGCCCGTCGATTCGAAATCGATCAACGCACGTCGTTTCACCATCGTCACCGACGATGCGCGTGACGCGCTGCTGACCGACTTCGGCAAGGAAACGCTCGACGACCGCTACCTGCTCCCCGGCGAGAAGTATCAGGACCTCTTCGCCCGCGTGGCCGATGCCTACTCGGACGATCAGGACCACGCGCAGCGCATCTACGACTACATCTCGAAGCTGTGGTTCATGCCGGCCACCCCCGTCCTCTCGAACGGCGGTACGGGCCGGGGCCTGCCCATCTCGTGCTACCTCAACTCGGTGGATGACAGCCTCGAAGGCATTCTGGCCACGTGGACCGAAAACGTCTGGCTCGCTTCGCGCGGCGGCGGCATCGGCACCTACTGGGGCAACGTGCGCGGCATCGGCGAGCCGGTCGGCCTCAACGGCAAGACCAGCGGCATCATTCCCTTCGTGCGCGTGATGGATTCGCTGACCCTGGCGATCTCGCAGGGCTCGCTGCGTCGTGGCTCGGCCGCCTGCTACCTCGACGTCTCGCACCCCGAGATCGAGGAGTTCCTCGAAATCCGCAAGACTTCGGGCGACTTCAACCGCAAGGCGCTCAACCTGCACCACGGCGTGCTGCTGACCGACGAGTTCATGGAAGCCGTGCGCGACGGCAAGGACTTCGACCTCAAGAGCCCCAAGGACGGCTCGGTGCGGGGCACCGTCCACGCCCGCTCGCTGTTCCAGAAGCTGGTCGAGGTCCGCCTCGCCACCGGTGAGCCTTACCTCGTCTTCTCCGACACCGTGAACCGCATGATGCCCAAGCATCACCGCGATCTCGGCCTCAAGGTCTCGACCTCGAACCTGTGCTCGGAAATCACGCTGCCGACCGGCCGCGACCATCTCGGTAACGACCGCACGGCCGTGTGCTGCCTCTCCTCGCTCAACCTGGAAACCTGGGAAGAGTGGAAGGGCGAGAAGCGCTTCGTCGAAGACGTGCTGCGCTTCCTCGACAACGTCCTGCAGGACTATATCGACCGTGCGCCCGACGAGATGGCCCGCGCACGCTACTCCGCTGCGCGCGAACGTTCGGTCGGCATGGGCGTGATGGGCTTCCACTCGTACCTCCAGAAGCGCGGCATCGCCTTCGAGAGCGCGATGGCCAAGGCGCTGAACATGCAGATGTTCCAGCTCATCGCCGCCAAGGCGGACGAGGCATCGCTGCTGCTCGCCAACGAGCGTGGACCGTGCCCGGATGCCGCGGACATGGGCGTGATGCAGCGCTTCAGCTGCAAGATGGCGATCGCGCCCACCGCGTCGATCTCGATCATCTGCGGCGGTACTTCGGCCTGCATCGAGCCGATCCCGGCCAACATCTATACCCACAAGACGCTCTCGGGCTCGTTCGTTGTGAAGAACCCCTACCTCCAGAAGCTGCTGGCTTCGAAGAGCAAGGATTCCAACAACGTCTGGAACTCGATCCTCGAACGCGGCGGTTCGGTCCAGCACCTCGACTTCCTGACGCCGGACGAGAAGGCCGTCTACAAGACCAGCTTCGAGATCGACCAGCGCTGGCTGCTCGAATTCGCGGCGGATCGCACGCCCTACATCGACCAGGCCCAGTCGCTGAACCTGTTCATCCCTGCGGATGTCGACAAGTGGGACCTGATGATGCTGCACTTCCAGGCATGGGAAAAGGGCATCAAGTCGCTCTACTACCTGCGCTCGAAGTCGGTGCAGCGCGCGGGCTTCGCAGGCGGTGTAGAGGCGGACAACACGCCGGAAGCACCCAAGTTCGAGATCGGCGAGACAACCGATTACGACGAGTGCCTCGCCTGCCAGTAA
- a CDS encoding DNA mismatch endonuclease Vsr, translating to MADNRSQESRSALMARIGSKHTVPELTVRRLLHGLGYRFRLHRRDLPGKPDIVLPGRRKAIFVHGCFWHAHGCKIGQPPKSRPDFWLPKLARNRARDLANVESLQAAGWDVDVVWQCEIKDLGALKQRLHSFLGPPGKFPIDLTGSGC from the coding sequence ATGGCCGACAACCGCAGCCAAGAAAGTCGTAGCGCCCTGATGGCGCGGATCGGATCGAAGCATACCGTTCCGGAGCTTACGGTTCGGCGTTTGTTGCACGGCCTTGGCTACCGTTTCCGACTGCACCGCAGAGATCTACCGGGTAAACCGGACATCGTGCTCCCTGGGCGGCGGAAGGCGATTTTCGTTCATGGCTGCTTCTGGCACGCGCATGGATGCAAGATCGGTCAACCTCCGAAATCGCGGCCCGATTTTTGGTTGCCGAAGTTGGCGCGCAATCGAGCCCGCGACTTGGCAAACGTCGAGAGCCTGCAAGCCGCAGGATGGGACGTCGATGTCGTGTGGCAATGCGAAATCAAGGACCTTGGGGCACTGAAACAGCGCCTCCACAGCTTTCTCGGACCTCCTGGCAAATTTCCGATCGACTTGACGGGATCCGGCTGCTAG
- a CDS encoding sigma factor-like helix-turn-helix DNA-binding protein, translating into MRWYLYLLEQRIHEAFLRNAFPEYEQPEQRRLARAIYSLPYLPNRAFCLWRFEGLRFEQIAERMGISVRRVEKELGCAMGMIVRSRDRQERKGW; encoded by the coding sequence ATGAGGTGGTATCTCTATCTGCTGGAGCAGCGCATCCACGAGGCGTTTCTGCGTAATGCCTTCCCCGAGTACGAGCAGCCCGAACAGCGACGATTGGCACGCGCGATCTATTCGCTGCCGTACCTGCCCAATCGGGCCTTCTGCCTCTGGCGCTTCGAGGGCCTCCGCTTTGAGCAGATCGCCGAGCGTATGGGCATCAGTGTCCGCCGGGTGGAGAAAGAGCTCGGCTGCGCGATGGGCATGATCGTGCGCTCACGGGATCGGCAGGAGCGCAAGGGCTGGTAA
- a CDS encoding AlpA family transcriptional regulator, giving the protein MNMTLHDRFLRLNVVLERTGLSRATLYRKIQSGTFPRQVRIAERCCGWRESAITEWMNSPISYLVDDFPQA; this is encoded by the coding sequence ATGAACATGACGCTCCATGATCGTTTCCTGCGCCTCAATGTCGTTCTCGAACGCACGGGCCTTTCCCGCGCGACCCTCTACCGCAAGATCCAGTCGGGCACTTTCCCGAGGCAGGTTCGCATTGCCGAGCGCTGCTGCGGCTGGCGCGAAAGCGCCATTACCGAATGGATGAATAGTCCGATCTCATACCTGGTCGACGACTTCCCGCAGGCCTGA
- a CDS encoding glutathione peroxidase has protein sequence MAADITAIPLTRIDGSADSLANHEGKVLLVVNVASKCGLTPQYEGLEKLYSDYKAQGLEVLGFPANDFGAQEPGTDEEIVEFCQLNYGVSFPLFTKADVTGEAKQPLYAALTEAVPTKQGDVEGMKERFKGYGMTPNDDPEVLWNFEKFLISRDGEVVGRFAPGTAPQDPLLVDAIEAELNR, from the coding sequence ATGGCCGCCGATATCACCGCAATCCCGCTGACCCGCATCGACGGCAGCGCCGACAGTCTCGCCAATCACGAGGGCAAGGTGCTGCTCGTGGTCAACGTCGCCTCGAAGTGCGGGTTGACCCCGCAGTACGAAGGCCTCGAAAAGCTCTACTCGGATTACAAGGCGCAGGGTCTCGAAGTGCTCGGCTTCCCTGCCAACGATTTCGGTGCGCAGGAACCCGGCACGGACGAGGAGATCGTCGAATTCTGCCAGCTCAACTACGGCGTCTCGTTCCCGCTCTTCACCAAGGCCGACGTTACCGGCGAAGCCAAGCAGCCGCTCTATGCCGCGCTGACCGAGGCGGTTCCCACCAAGCAGGGCGATGTCGAAGGCATGAAGGAGCGCTTCAAGGGCTACGGAATGACTCCGAACGACGATCCCGAAGTGCTGTGGAACTTCGAGAAGTTCCTGATCTCGCGCGATGGCGAAGTCGTCGGCCGCTTTGCGCCGGGCACCGCGCCGCAGGACCCGCTGCTGGTCGATGCGATCGAGGCTGAACTGAACAGGTAA
- a CDS encoding NAD(P)-dependent oxidoreductase — protein MRVLLTGSSGWLGRHLAALLASHGHEVIGLDVVPGAHTRIVGSVADRALVFQTIAHHAIEAVIHAGALHKPDIVRNPRQAFIDTNVTGTLNLLEAAAGAGHRRFLFTSTTSLMVRADVRAGAGAEGAWWMDEDFGPVEPRNVYGATKLAAENLCRVVSRDSGMAVAILRTGRFFPEDDDTHAVPSGPNLKANELLNRRLTVEDAALAHLAALERIEGCETFVLSAPPPFVRADAAELARDARAVIARYYPDAAELYARRGWVLPERIERVYDPAKARRLIGWRAGTDFAAVLEALRSGDPLPYVHDPEWISPVLGQEG, from the coding sequence CGACGTCGTGCCCGGTGCGCATACCCGAATCGTCGGCTCGGTGGCGGATCGCGCTCTCGTGTTCCAGACGATTGCGCATCATGCCATCGAGGCGGTGATTCACGCAGGCGCGCTGCACAAGCCCGATATCGTGCGCAATCCGCGGCAGGCCTTCATCGACACCAACGTCACCGGCACGCTCAACCTGCTGGAAGCGGCAGCGGGTGCGGGGCACAGGCGCTTCCTCTTCACTTCCACCACTTCGCTGATGGTCCGCGCCGACGTGCGCGCAGGGGCCGGCGCCGAGGGGGCCTGGTGGATGGACGAGGACTTCGGCCCGGTGGAACCGCGCAACGTCTATGGCGCCACGAAGCTGGCGGCCGAGAACCTGTGCCGCGTCGTCTCTCGCGATAGCGGCATGGCGGTGGCGATCCTGCGCACCGGGCGTTTCTTCCCGGAGGACGACGATACCCACGCGGTGCCTTCCGGGCCGAACCTCAAGGCGAACGAACTGCTGAACCGCCGTCTCACCGTGGAGGATGCGGCGCTCGCCCACCTCGCCGCGCTGGAGCGGATCGAGGGTTGCGAGACATTCGTGCTTTCCGCGCCGCCGCCGTTCGTGCGCGCCGATGCGGCGGAACTGGCCCGCGATGCCCGCGCCGTGATCGCGCGCTATTACCCCGATGCGGCGGAGCTATACGCCCGGCGCGGCTGGGTGCTGCCGGAGCGGATCGAGCGGGTCTACGATCCCGCCAAGGCCCGGCGCCTGATCGGCTGGCGGGCCGGGACGGACTTTGCAGCGGTGCTGGAAGCTCTGCGCTCCGGCGATCCCTTGCCCTATGTGCATGATCCCGAATGGATATCCCCGGTGCTCGGACAGGAAGGATAA
- a CDS encoding DNA cytosine methyltransferase: MRPIGIDLFAGAGGMSLGFEQAGFDVVAAVEIDPIHCAIHEYNFPNTKVLCRSVVGLTGAEIRLTAGLGDRSVDVVFGGAPCQGFSMIGQRAFDDPRNGLVRDFLRIVRELDANYFVFENVKGLTVGRHKAFLEELIAAAGEAGYDVRMKWQVLDAADYGTPQHRHRLFLLGAKKGLPIPSYPAQSTIPADKTSKAVADLPVGPNCNDALSDIPDADKYKSLLDTDEVEIKTWGELSDYAKEMRCLTNNAWHFGRVREWNAGSLTSSARTIHTEISKGRFAATTPGQVEPISRFFKLAPGGLSNTLRAGTDAARGAFTSPRPIHYKYARCVTVREMARLHGYPDWFRFHETKWHGARQIGNSVPPPLARAVAGQVLAAMGYEPVAPKGSFRMGDPRLLRMGMSEASEHFRVAAPIGKRDRKSGAKKRKQHEIEAERLQAIG, encoded by the coding sequence ATGAGACCCATCGGCATCGACCTGTTCGCAGGCGCAGGCGGAATGAGCCTGGGCTTCGAGCAGGCTGGGTTCGATGTTGTTGCGGCAGTCGAGATTGACCCGATCCACTGCGCAATCCACGAATACAACTTCCCGAACACAAAGGTGCTTTGCCGCTCGGTTGTCGGGCTGACCGGTGCCGAAATCAGGTTGACGGCCGGTCTCGGAGATCGCTCGGTCGACGTCGTTTTCGGGGGCGCGCCTTGCCAAGGCTTCTCGATGATCGGCCAGCGCGCGTTCGACGATCCGCGCAACGGACTGGTTCGCGATTTTCTGCGAATTGTTCGGGAGTTGGATGCGAATTATTTCGTGTTCGAAAACGTGAAGGGCCTGACGGTCGGGCGGCACAAGGCATTCCTAGAGGAGCTTATCGCTGCGGCCGGCGAAGCCGGCTACGACGTCCGCATGAAATGGCAGGTGCTCGATGCTGCCGACTACGGAACGCCGCAGCATCGCCACCGACTGTTTCTCCTCGGTGCAAAGAAGGGGCTTCCGATCCCCTCTTACCCGGCACAGTCGACCATCCCCGCCGACAAGACATCGAAGGCAGTGGCCGATTTGCCTGTCGGGCCGAACTGCAATGATGCCCTTTCGGACATTCCCGACGCAGATAAATACAAGTCGCTTCTCGACACCGACGAAGTCGAGATCAAAACGTGGGGCGAGCTTTCCGATTATGCCAAGGAAATGCGCTGCCTAACCAACAACGCATGGCACTTCGGTCGCGTTCGGGAATGGAACGCCGGTTCGCTGACTTCCAGCGCACGGACGATTCATACGGAAATTTCCAAGGGACGCTTCGCGGCCACCACGCCGGGGCAGGTCGAACCGATTTCGCGCTTCTTCAAGCTCGCGCCAGGCGGCCTCAGCAACACGCTGAGGGCAGGAACCGACGCCGCGCGTGGTGCATTCACCAGCCCCAGACCCATTCACTACAAGTATGCTCGCTGCGTTACGGTGCGCGAAATGGCCCGGTTGCACGGCTATCCCGACTGGTTCCGTTTCCACGAGACCAAGTGGCATGGTGCGCGGCAAATCGGTAATTCGGTCCCTCCGCCGCTCGCTCGCGCGGTCGCAGGCCAGGTACTTGCTGCGATGGGTTACGAGCCAGTGGCCCCGAAGGGCAGTTTCCGGATGGGCGACCCTCGGCTGCTGCGCATGGGAATGAGCGAGGCGTCGGAGCATTTTCGCGTGGCAGCGCCTATCGGCAAGCGCGATCGAAAGAGCGGTGCCAAAAAGCGCAAACAGCACGAGATCGAAGCGGAACGCCTGCAGGCGATCGGTTGA